In Bacillota bacterium, a single genomic region encodes these proteins:
- the leuB gene encoding 3-isopropylmalate dehydrogenase, producing MKFVIATLPGDGIGPEVIEQTCAVFNKIGELYGHSFEFKEYLVGGAAIDQLGEPLPEETLAGCLASDSVLLGAVGGPKWEDLTGPIRPEQALLGLRGKLGLYANLRPAVLHSALKDACPLRSDIIGDGIDIMVVRELTGGIYFGDSGRRQGPHGEEAYDTEAYSIMEVERITRTAFEIALKRNKRVTNVDKANVLESSRLWRSVVIKVAEDYPDVELNHLYVDNASMQLIRDPHQFDVIVTTNMFGDILSDEASMITGSIGMLPSASLGQGGLGMYEPIHGSAPDIAGQDKANPIATILSAAMMLRYSFNLEIEAQAIENAVTAVLDAGFRTGDIMSPGMKLVGCREMGRLITNALA from the coding sequence ATGAAGTTTGTGATTGCAACTTTACCTGGCGATGGCATTGGTCCAGAGGTAATTGAGCAGACCTGCGCTGTTTTCAATAAAATAGGTGAACTCTACGGCCACAGCTTTGAGTTTAAAGAGTATTTGGTCGGCGGCGCAGCCATTGATCAGCTGGGAGAGCCGCTTCCTGAAGAAACTTTAGCCGGCTGCCTTGCCAGCGACTCAGTGCTTCTGGGAGCAGTCGGTGGACCAAAATGGGAAGACCTCACCGGTCCGATCCGCCCCGAGCAGGCATTATTGGGACTGCGGGGAAAACTCGGCCTTTACGCCAACCTGCGCCCAGCGGTACTCCACAGCGCCTTAAAAGATGCCTGTCCCCTCCGATCGGATATCATCGGCGATGGGATCGACATTATGGTAGTGCGTGAGCTGACTGGTGGTATCTATTTCGGCGACAGCGGCCGCCGCCAGGGTCCTCACGGTGAAGAAGCCTATGACACTGAAGCATACAGCATAATGGAAGTAGAGCGGATCACCCGCACCGCTTTTGAGATTGCCTTAAAAAGGAACAAGCGGGTTACCAACGTAGATAAAGCCAATGTGCTGGAAAGTTCCCGCTTGTGGCGTTCGGTAGTGATCAAAGTAGCTGAGGATTATCCGGATGTGGAGCTGAATCATCTTTATGTCGACAACGCATCCATGCAGCTGATCCGGGATCCCCACCAGTTTGATGTTATCGTCACCACTAATATGTTTGGAGACATCCTGTCGGATGAGGCGAGCATGATTACCGGCTCCATCGGCATGCTGCCATCTGCCAGCCTCGGCCAAGGCGGACTGGGAATGTATGAGCCAATTCACGGCTCAGCGCCGGATATCGCCGGTCAGGACAAAGCTAATCCGATTGCAACAATACTTTCGGCGGCAATGATGCTTAGATATTCCTTTAATTTAGAAATAGAAGCTCAAGCCATTGAAAATGCGGTAACCGCAGTCCTTGACGCCGGTTTTCGCACAGGGGACATTATGAGTCCCGGTATGAAGCTGGTCGGCTGCCGCGAAATGGGCAGACTGATCACCAATGCTCTCGCATAA